One window of the Archangium primigenium genome contains the following:
- a CDS encoding aldehyde dehydrogenase family protein: MRVVSTKEEQSRANPFQEMFERLRARRWEQARTSAAERVERLKKLRAALVARREALYAALHADFRKPEAEVESTEMLLVLMELDHAIKHVGGWMKPRRVGTPLLLTGTSSQVRSEAKGVVLVMAPWNYPFQLVMAPLVAAVAAGNCVCLKPSEKTPHTSAFVAALMRDVFPVNEVAVVEGGARESQALLELPFDHFFFTGGARVGRKVMEAAARHLAGVTLELGGKSPVVVDDTADLAATAERIVFGKFINGGQTCVAPDYVLVPAAREEALLGHLRAAIERFYGGSEEARRASADFCRMVDDGQFARVNGLLERSVAQGVRVVVGGQVDAASRYIAPTVLADVKPDTAIMEEEIFGPVLPVLRYESLDDAIRLIRAGTKPLALYIFSQATPTVERLLAETSAGGTCVNTTVVHLTNTELPFGGVGESGVGNYHGEFGFRTFSHERAVLKQGPLFLLNRFFPPYTSKGRKMVRLASRLFE; this comes from the coding sequence ATGCGCGTGGTGAGCACGAAGGAAGAGCAGTCGCGAGCCAACCCCTTCCAGGAGATGTTCGAGCGGCTGCGCGCGCGGCGCTGGGAGCAGGCGCGCACGAGCGCGGCGGAGCGGGTGGAGCGGCTCAAGAAGCTGCGCGCGGCGCTGGTGGCGCGGCGCGAGGCGCTCTACGCGGCGCTGCACGCGGACTTCCGCAAGCCGGAGGCCGAGGTGGAGTCCACGGAGATGCTGCTCGTGCTCATGGAGCTCGACCATGCCATCAAGCACGTGGGCGGGTGGATGAAGCCGCGGCGGGTGGGCACGCCCCTGTTGCTCACCGGCACGAGCAGCCAGGTGCGCTCGGAGGCCAAGGGCGTGGTGCTCGTCATGGCGCCGTGGAACTACCCCTTCCAGCTGGTGATGGCGCCGCTGGTGGCCGCGGTGGCCGCGGGCAACTGCGTGTGCCTCAAGCCCAGCGAGAAGACGCCCCACACGTCCGCCTTCGTGGCGGCGCTCATGCGTGACGTGTTCCCCGTCAACGAGGTGGCGGTGGTGGAGGGGGGCGCGCGCGAGAGCCAGGCGCTGCTCGAGCTGCCCTTCGACCACTTCTTCTTCACGGGCGGGGCGCGCGTGGGGCGCAAGGTGATGGAGGCGGCGGCGCGGCACCTGGCCGGGGTGACGCTGGAGCTGGGCGGCAAGTCGCCCGTGGTGGTGGACGACACGGCGGACCTGGCGGCGACCGCCGAGCGGATCGTCTTCGGCAAGTTCATCAACGGCGGGCAGACGTGCGTGGCGCCCGACTACGTGCTGGTGCCCGCGGCGCGCGAGGAGGCGCTGCTCGGCCACCTGCGCGCGGCCATCGAGCGCTTCTACGGAGGCAGCGAGGAGGCGCGCCGCGCGAGCGCGGACTTCTGCCGCATGGTGGATGACGGGCAGTTCGCCCGGGTCAACGGGCTGCTCGAGCGCTCGGTGGCGCAAGGGGTGCGCGTGGTGGTGGGCGGCCAGGTGGACGCGGCCAGCCGCTACATCGCGCCCACGGTGCTCGCGGACGTCAAGCCCGACACCGCCATCATGGAGGAGGAGATCTTCGGCCCGGTGCTGCCGGTGCTGCGCTACGAGTCGCTCGACGACGCCATCCGGCTCATCCGCGCGGGCACCAAGCCGCTGGCGCTCTACATCTTCAGCCAGGCGACGCCCACGGTGGAGCGGCTGCTCGCGGAGACGAGCGCGGGCGGCACGTGCGTGAACACCACGGTGGTGCACCTGACGAACACGGAATTGCCCTTTGGCGGCGTGGGCGAGAGCGGCGTGGGCAACTACCACGGCGAGTTCGGCTTCCGCACGTTCAGCCACGAGCGCGCGGTGCTCAAGCAGGGGCCGCTCTTCCTGCTCAACCGCTTCTTCCCGCCCTACACGAGCAAGGGCCGGAAGATGGTGCGGCTGGCCAGCCGCCTGTTCGAGTAA
- a CDS encoding gluconokinase, GntK/IdnK-type, protein MVVIVMGVSGAGKTTVGMHLAQALGWTFRDGDDYHSPESIEKMRGGTALTDGDREPWLEKIRAFIAEALQEQKGLVLACSALKESYRQRLSVDPEHERWVFLHASREVLAERLAKRRGHFMSGGLLDSQLATLEVPAVALSVDVAAPPDEVVASIVQGLGLSPPA, encoded by the coding sequence GTGGTGGTCATCGTGATGGGCGTATCCGGAGCGGGCAAGACGACGGTGGGCATGCACCTGGCGCAGGCGCTCGGGTGGACGTTCCGGGACGGGGACGACTACCACTCGCCGGAGAGCATCGAGAAGATGCGCGGCGGCACGGCGCTCACCGACGGGGACCGCGAGCCCTGGCTGGAGAAGATCCGCGCGTTCATCGCCGAGGCGCTCCAGGAGCAAAAGGGGCTCGTCCTGGCGTGCTCGGCGCTCAAGGAGTCCTACCGCCAGCGGCTGTCGGTGGATCCGGAGCACGAGCGGTGGGTGTTCCTGCACGCCTCGCGCGAGGTGCTGGCCGAGCGGCTGGCGAAGCGGCGCGGCCACTTCATGTCGGGCGGGCTGCTCGACAGCCAGTTGGCGACGCTGGAGGTGCCCGCGGTGGCGCTGTCGGTGGACGTGGCCGCCCCGCCAGACGAGGTGGTGGCCAGCATCGTCCAGGGGCTGGGCTTGAGCCCCCCGGCCTGA
- a CDS encoding serine/threonine-protein kinase gives MAEPTDPLASWAEGQPVRVDLRGRMLGHYRLIKHLGSGGMGSVYLAEPRLGGPQVAVKVLHPELSQDAALRARFSAEARTVNLIGHPHIVRIFDIDDAREGPIYFVMEYLQGTPLSCMPRPMEPGLLVWLLSQACDALEAVHRAGVVHRDLKPDNLLLVERPGEAPLLKVLDFGVARTHPEASSRELGPGGQVFGTPAYMAPEQWAGEPVDGRSDVYALGVTGYLLVTGQLPFSRGQQAQRVFAPHGPPPPRAPHELCPGVPESLSHVLLRALARQPWERFASAADFKQALGQAVRAQPRVTPGVEARPSRPRGPAHPVRLEPNDPTPPPTWVARVRHAEGCAPLVVHCGGLDAQGLIMSCAEPAPPPGTHLEFSLQMGGEAVECVGEVMRHVDAVQARAQSLPSGVALRFVRPSARLQELLQRLGPARAAPPPH, from the coding sequence ATGGCCGAGCCCACGGATCCCCTGGCGAGCTGGGCGGAGGGCCAGCCGGTGCGGGTGGACCTGCGCGGGCGGATGCTCGGGCACTACCGGCTCATCAAGCACCTGGGCAGTGGAGGCATGGGCTCGGTGTACCTGGCCGAGCCGCGGCTCGGGGGCCCGCAGGTGGCGGTGAAGGTGCTGCACCCGGAGCTGTCCCAGGACGCCGCGCTGCGCGCGCGCTTCTCGGCCGAGGCGCGCACGGTGAACCTCATCGGCCACCCCCACATCGTGCGCATCTTCGACATCGACGACGCGCGCGAGGGCCCCATCTACTTCGTCATGGAGTACCTGCAGGGCACGCCCCTGTCGTGCATGCCGCGCCCCATGGAGCCCGGGCTGCTCGTGTGGCTCTTGTCGCAGGCGTGCGACGCGCTGGAGGCCGTGCACCGCGCGGGCGTGGTGCACCGCGATCTCAAGCCGGACAACCTGCTCCTGGTGGAGCGGCCCGGCGAGGCGCCCCTGCTCAAGGTGCTCGACTTCGGGGTGGCGCGCACCCACCCGGAGGCGTCGAGCCGGGAGCTCGGTCCGGGCGGCCAGGTCTTCGGCACGCCGGCCTACATGGCGCCGGAGCAGTGGGCGGGCGAGCCCGTGGATGGGCGCTCGGACGTGTACGCGCTGGGGGTGACGGGCTACCTGCTCGTCACCGGCCAGCTGCCCTTCTCGCGGGGCCAGCAGGCCCAGCGGGTGTTCGCGCCCCACGGCCCCCCGCCCCCGCGCGCGCCCCACGAGCTGTGCCCCGGGGTGCCCGAGAGCCTGTCGCACGTGCTGCTCCGGGCCCTGGCGCGCCAGCCCTGGGAGCGCTTCGCGAGCGCCGCGGACTTCAAACAGGCCCTGGGTCAGGCGGTGCGCGCCCAGCCCCGGGTGACGCCCGGGGTGGAGGCCCGCCCTTCGCGCCCGCGCGGCCCCGCCCACCCGGTGCGGCTCGAGCCGAACGATCCCACGCCCCCGCCCACGTGGGTGGCCCGGGTGCGGCACGCCGAGGGGTGCGCGCCCCTGGTGGTGCACTGCGGGGGCCTGGACGCCCAGGGCCTCATCATGAGCTGCGCCGAGCCCGCGCCGCCGCCGGGCACGCACCTGGAGTTCTCCCTGCAGATGGGGGGCGAGGCGGTGGAGTGCGTGGGCGAGGTGATGCGCCACGTGGACGCCGTGCAGGCCCGCGCCCAGAGCCTGCCCTCCGGGGTGGCGCTGCGCTTCGTGCGGCCCTCCGCCCGGCTCCAGGAGCTGCTGCAGCGCCTGGGCCCCGCGCGCGCCGCGCCGCCGCCCCACTAG
- a CDS encoding two-component system sensor histidine kinase NtrB yields MGYPPLSHATWTPEQDEVASVRRPRNLAASPRPGLSADALRYHFLAERLNEVVFHLDRLGQFTFLGPTWTPLTGLTVEDELGQALVARVHPEDRAGVQGMLESIGARLQASFRLELRLLTAREPVWVELAAFSSPTGQGEVLGTLTDITERRQLQERLREADRMATLGMLVPGFAHEMNNPLAFMSANLEYLVAQMGQAARGPGAQAGQVSQWLEAVEEIREGAERLRQTIGHLRGFRIEPGQGPVDVNAALDTVGQLVSSALRSRGRLVRDYGSHALVAGGDGALRQALLNLVLHAVLSLPEDADPEEHAVRLVTRDDGQGHVVIEVHDTGPGLTPDALAQAFAPLPAHESHRPGPALSVCRDIVHGLGGQVSVTSSPGRGTCFRMSLPVLS; encoded by the coding sequence ATGGGATATCCACCGCTGTCGCACGCCACTTGGACCCCGGAGCAGGACGAGGTCGCGTCCGTGCGCCGTCCCCGCAACCTCGCGGCCAGTCCACGGCCGGGGCTGTCCGCGGACGCGCTGCGCTACCACTTCCTGGCCGAGCGGCTCAACGAGGTGGTGTTCCACCTGGACAGGCTGGGCCAGTTCACCTTCCTGGGCCCCACGTGGACGCCGCTCACGGGCCTGACGGTGGAGGACGAGCTGGGCCAGGCGCTCGTGGCGCGCGTGCACCCGGAGGACCGCGCGGGCGTGCAGGGCATGCTGGAGTCCATTGGCGCGCGGCTGCAGGCCTCGTTCCGGCTGGAGCTGCGGCTGCTCACGGCGCGCGAGCCGGTCTGGGTGGAGCTGGCGGCGTTCAGCTCGCCCACGGGCCAGGGCGAGGTGCTGGGCACGCTCACCGACATCACCGAGCGGCGCCAGCTCCAGGAGCGCCTGCGGGAGGCGGATCGCATGGCCACCCTGGGCATGCTGGTGCCGGGCTTCGCGCACGAGATGAACAACCCGCTGGCCTTCATGTCCGCCAACCTCGAGTACCTGGTGGCCCAGATGGGTCAGGCGGCCCGGGGCCCCGGGGCGCAGGCCGGGCAGGTGTCCCAGTGGCTGGAGGCCGTGGAGGAGATCCGCGAGGGCGCCGAGCGGCTGCGCCAGACCATCGGCCACCTGAGGGGCTTTCGCATCGAGCCGGGCCAGGGCCCGGTGGACGTGAACGCGGCGCTCGACACGGTGGGGCAACTGGTGTCCAGCGCGCTGCGCTCGCGCGGGCGGTTGGTGCGTGACTACGGGTCCCACGCGCTGGTGGCCGGCGGGGATGGTGCCCTGCGCCAGGCGCTGCTCAACCTGGTGCTGCACGCGGTGCTGTCCCTGCCCGAGGACGCGGACCCCGAGGAGCACGCGGTGCGGCTCGTCACCCGGGACGACGGTCAGGGCCACGTGGTGATCGAGGTGCACGACACCGGCCCGGGCCTCACGCCGGACGCGCTGGCGCAGGCCTTCGCGCCGCTGCCCGCGCACGAGTCCCACCGGCCCGGCCCGGCGCTCTCGGTGTGCCGGGACATCGTGCATGGGCTGGGCGGGCAGGTGTCCGTCACGTCCTCGCCGGGCCGGGGCACCTGCTTCCGCATGTCCCTGCCCGTGCTGTCCTGA
- a CDS encoding acyltransferase, translating to MPWLYFTLKPRHRAWAEAWQREVQASLAELETVELHEGCFISPDARLFAEPGRAIRLTGPGVSIAAHVFMHGPVVLEAGVSLNARASLDGGAGGIHIGEGSRIATGATLYAFDHGMAPDRPVRAQPVTSRGIVLGKDVWVGANAGITDGVRLGDHAVVGMGAIVTRDVPAWAIVAGSPARVIGDRRERPDSGWRPPGCSPPDDSPD from the coding sequence ATGCCGTGGCTCTACTTCACCCTCAAGCCCCGCCACCGGGCCTGGGCCGAGGCCTGGCAGCGCGAGGTCCAGGCGAGCCTGGCCGAGCTGGAGACGGTGGAGCTGCACGAGGGGTGCTTCATCTCCCCGGACGCCCGCCTGTTCGCCGAGCCGGGCCGGGCCATCCGCCTCACCGGCCCCGGGGTGAGCATCGCCGCGCACGTCTTCATGCACGGGCCGGTGGTGCTCGAGGCCGGGGTGAGCCTCAACGCCCGCGCGAGCCTGGACGGGGGCGCGGGGGGCATCCACATCGGCGAGGGCAGTCGCATCGCCACGGGCGCCACCCTGTATGCCTTCGATCACGGCATGGCGCCGGATCGGCCCGTGCGCGCCCAGCCCGTCACCTCCCGGGGCATCGTGCTGGGCAAGGACGTGTGGGTGGGCGCCAACGCCGGCATCACCGACGGCGTGCGCCTGGGGGATCACGCCGTGGTGGGCATGGGCGCCATCGTCACCCGGGACGTGCCCGCCTGGGCCATCGTCGCCGGCTCGCCCGCGCGGGTCATCGGCGATCGCCGCGAGCGTCCAGACTCCGGCTGGCGTCCCCCGGGGTGCTCACCACCAGACGATTCCCCTGACTGA
- a CDS encoding phosphatase PAP2 family protein, whose translation MRPTPPEFLGRLRTREAGELLSLLFVLGVLGVGFLVLSDEVRERSTQTFDEQVLRSLRDPNAPGRPRGPAWLAEAARDVTALGSMTVLALVVVTVGGFLALVRRWRTLALVLASTLGGVGVNTLLKDVVARPRPSVVPHLTEVLSASFPSGHAMLSAIVYLTLAALLSELVSSRWHKAYLVTVGLGLTLLIGLTRMYLGVHYPTDVLGGWMAGLGWALLSGLVARVARRKSPGLREEARGDTAPP comes from the coding sequence ATGCGACCCACGCCCCCCGAGTTCCTGGGCCGCCTCCGCACCCGCGAGGCCGGCGAGCTGCTGAGCCTGCTCTTCGTGCTGGGCGTGCTGGGCGTGGGCTTCCTCGTGCTGTCGGATGAGGTGCGCGAGCGCTCCACCCAGACGTTCGACGAGCAGGTGCTGCGCTCGCTGCGGGACCCCAACGCGCCGGGCCGGCCCCGGGGCCCCGCGTGGCTGGCGGAGGCGGCGCGGGACGTGACGGCGCTGGGCAGCATGACGGTGCTCGCGCTGGTGGTGGTGACGGTGGGGGGCTTCCTCGCGCTGGTGCGGCGCTGGCGCACCCTGGCGCTGGTGCTCGCCTCCACGCTGGGCGGCGTGGGGGTCAACACGCTGCTCAAGGACGTGGTGGCGCGGCCGAGGCCCTCGGTGGTGCCGCACCTCACCGAGGTGCTCTCGGCGAGCTTCCCCAGCGGCCACGCGATGCTCTCGGCCATCGTGTACCTGACGCTGGCGGCGCTCCTGTCGGAGCTGGTGTCCTCGCGCTGGCACAAGGCGTACCTGGTGACGGTGGGCCTCGGGCTCACGCTGCTCATCGGCCTCACGCGCATGTACCTGGGGGTGCACTACCCCACGGACGTGCTGGGCGGGTGGATGGCGGGCCTGGGCTGGGCGCTCCTGTCCGGCCTGGTGGCGCGCGTGGCCCGGCGCAAGAGCCCGGGCCTGCGCGAGGAGGCCCGGGGCGACACCGCGCCGCCCTGA
- a CDS encoding DofA protein — protein MFATATTTTTVPVAPINFKTALINRVFFIRWEQPPSPQEIQMVTLRFRESYEAHRQQLCVVIVTGAKARVPNGEQRKALFKMLEDHRKYICELHLVMEGNELQHNLQRIIASAQLIVTRIYDSNYARLHKAPEDIAPFLTSRLKADGYRIIHDARLLGVFH, from the coding sequence ATGTTCGCCACCGCTACCACCACCACCACCGTTCCCGTCGCTCCGATCAACTTCAAGACGGCGCTCATCAACCGGGTCTTCTTCATCCGCTGGGAGCAGCCGCCCAGCCCCCAGGAGATCCAGATGGTGACCTTGCGCTTCCGCGAGTCGTACGAGGCGCACCGCCAGCAGCTGTGCGTGGTCATCGTCACGGGCGCCAAGGCGCGCGTGCCCAACGGCGAGCAGCGCAAGGCGCTCTTCAAGATGCTGGAGGATCACCGCAAGTACATCTGCGAGCTGCATCTGGTCATGGAGGGCAACGAGCTGCAGCACAACCTGCAGCGCATCATCGCCTCCGCGCAGCTCATCGTCACGCGCATCTACGACAGCAACTACGCGCGCCTGCACAAGGCCCCCGAGGACATCGCGCCCTTCCTCACCAGCCGGCTCAAGGCGGACGGCTACCGCATCATCCATGACGCGCGCCTGCTCGGCGTGTTCCACTAA
- a CDS encoding methyltransferase domain-containing protein, translating to MVDNIWSDFAWSYDAICSQLNCYRRMADKILRDTQGLAHVIDAGCGTGLVSQALVRRGARVTGFDNNPGMLAVALRKQAESPEPERARWTVLEGDVRVFPERVEGGADAVVLNNVLFYVREPEAVLRESLAHLKPGGRLISAGPRRRPDLKKVMEQSIEEWKAEGRWDEPLQKATAYHVDLTRRLVTDPNEMVTFFEPEALVAELRRLGFTRVLAADHDDYYGENYYVCMER from the coding sequence GTGGTCGACAACATCTGGAGTGACTTCGCCTGGAGCTATGACGCCATCTGCTCCCAGCTCAACTGCTACCGGCGGATGGCGGACAAGATCCTGCGCGACACCCAAGGGCTCGCGCACGTCATCGACGCCGGGTGTGGCACGGGGCTGGTGAGCCAGGCGCTGGTGCGGCGCGGCGCCCGCGTGACGGGCTTCGACAACAACCCGGGCATGCTCGCGGTGGCGCTGCGCAAGCAGGCCGAGTCCCCCGAGCCCGAGCGCGCGCGCTGGACGGTGCTCGAGGGGGACGTGCGCGTCTTTCCCGAGCGCGTCGAGGGCGGCGCGGATGCCGTGGTGCTCAACAACGTGCTCTTCTACGTGCGCGAGCCCGAGGCCGTGCTGCGCGAGAGCCTGGCTCACCTCAAGCCCGGCGGGCGCCTCATCTCCGCGGGGCCCCGGCGCCGGCCGGACCTCAAGAAGGTGATGGAGCAGTCCATCGAGGAGTGGAAGGCCGAGGGCCGCTGGGACGAGCCGCTGCAGAAGGCCACCGCCTACCACGTGGACCTCACGCGCCGGCTGGTGACGGACCCCAACGAGATGGTGACGTTCTTCGAGCCGGAGGCGCTCGTGGCGGAACTGCGGCGGCTGGGCTTCACGCGCGTGCTCGCGGCCGACCACGACGACTACTACGGCGAGAACTACTACGTCTGCATGGAGCGCTGA
- a CDS encoding NAD-dependent succinate-semialdehyde dehydrogenase, protein MPFATVDPRTGQTLSTQTPHSQEDVEARLMRAEDTFRVLRGTPVAQRARWMERAGELLEAEAEHFGRLMTREMGKPLGAARAEAQKCAATCRYYATHAERFLADEPVDLGEDTGWVRHEPLGPVLAIMPWNFPFWQVVRFAAPALMAGNVGLLKHAPSVPGCALALEDLFLRAGFPEGAFQTLFVEVDGVRRLIEDPRVKAVTLTGSEGAGRDVGARAGGQLKKVVLELGGSDPFVVLPSADLDAAVETAVKARLLNNGQSCIAAKRFIAPAAIYPEFERRFVERMRRVVVGDPSAPDTELGPLALAHIRDGLHDQVARSVAAGARLLLGGEKPEGPGFWYPPTVLAQPPPGSPAHREELFGPVAVLFQARDTEDALRLANDTPYGLGASVWTRDGAEQRRFIEGLETGTVALNGMVASDPRLPFGGVKHSGHGRELARHGLLEFVNVKTVRVTAA, encoded by the coding sequence ATGCCCTTCGCCACCGTGGATCCCCGTACCGGACAGACCCTGAGCACCCAGACCCCGCATTCCCAGGAGGACGTGGAGGCAAGACTCATGCGTGCGGAGGACACCTTCCGGGTGCTCCGGGGGACGCCCGTGGCCCAGCGTGCCCGGTGGATGGAGCGGGCGGGCGAGCTGCTGGAGGCGGAGGCCGAGCACTTCGGGCGGTTGATGACGCGGGAGATGGGCAAGCCGCTCGGGGCCGCGCGCGCCGAGGCCCAGAAGTGCGCCGCCACCTGCCGCTACTACGCGACCCACGCCGAGCGCTTCCTGGCGGACGAGCCGGTGGACCTGGGGGAGGACACGGGCTGGGTGCGCCACGAGCCGCTCGGGCCTGTGTTGGCCATCATGCCGTGGAACTTCCCCTTCTGGCAGGTGGTGCGCTTCGCCGCGCCGGCGCTCATGGCCGGCAACGTGGGCCTGCTCAAGCACGCCCCCAGCGTGCCCGGGTGCGCGCTGGCCCTGGAGGACCTGTTCCTGCGCGCGGGCTTTCCCGAGGGGGCCTTCCAGACGCTGTTCGTGGAGGTGGACGGGGTGCGCCGGCTCATCGAGGACCCGCGCGTCAAGGCGGTGACGCTCACCGGGAGCGAGGGGGCCGGGAGGGACGTGGGGGCGCGCGCGGGGGGCCAGCTCAAGAAGGTGGTGCTGGAGCTGGGCGGGAGCGATCCCTTCGTGGTGCTGCCGAGCGCCGACCTGGACGCGGCGGTGGAGACGGCGGTGAAGGCGCGGCTGCTCAACAACGGCCAGTCGTGCATCGCCGCCAAGCGCTTCATCGCCCCCGCGGCCATCTACCCCGAGTTCGAGCGCCGCTTCGTCGAGCGCATGCGGCGCGTGGTGGTGGGAGACCCCTCGGCGCCGGACACGGAGCTGGGGCCGCTGGCGCTCGCGCACATCCGCGACGGGCTGCACGACCAGGTGGCGCGCAGCGTGGCGGCCGGGGCGCGGCTGCTGCTCGGGGGTGAGAAGCCCGAGGGGCCCGGCTTCTGGTACCCGCCCACGGTGCTCGCCCAGCCGCCCCCGGGCAGCCCCGCCCACCGCGAGGAGCTGTTCGGCCCGGTGGCGGTGCTCTTCCAGGCCCGGGACACCGAGGACGCGCTGCGGCTGGCCAACGACACGCCCTACGGCCTGGGCGCGAGCGTGTGGACGCGGGACGGGGCCGAGCAGCGGCGCTTCATCGAGGGGCTGGAGACGGGCACGGTGGCCCTCAACGGCATGGTGGCGAGCGACCCGCGGCTGCCCTTCGGCGGGGTGAAGCACTCGGGCCATGGCCGCGAGCTCGCGCGCCACGGCCTGCTCGAGTTCGTCAACGTCAAGACGGTACGCGTGACGGCGGCGTAG
- a CDS encoding COX15/CtaA family protein, with protein sequence MSATPSSRAFRVFSWFTLAYTLAVVLWGAFVRATGSGAGCGDHWPVCNGEVVPRAPTLQTLIEYTHRLTSGLALVFAVVLCVWALRAHGKGHPVRKAAVFSLVFMLTEAAVGAGLVLFKMVAGNESLARAFWMAVHLFNTFLLVGAQALTAWWAGDHERLSWRRQGLTGALLVGSLSGVLVLGVSGAIAALGDTLYPAQSLAHGLAQDVSPTAHVLLRLRVLHPVLAALVGAGVVFSATMVARLRPSPAVRRAALQLGILYGLQLVAGTVNVVLLAPVWMQLVHLLLADLVWIVLVRLSAAGLARGAPRADVKPRVQPALT encoded by the coding sequence ATGAGTGCCACCCCGTCCTCCCGTGCCTTCCGCGTCTTCAGTTGGTTCACGCTCGCCTACACCCTGGCCGTGGTGCTGTGGGGCGCCTTCGTGCGCGCCACGGGCTCGGGCGCCGGGTGTGGGGACCACTGGCCGGTGTGCAACGGCGAGGTGGTGCCGCGCGCCCCCACCCTGCAGACGCTCATCGAGTACACGCACCGGCTCACGAGCGGGCTGGCGCTGGTGTTCGCGGTGGTGCTGTGCGTGTGGGCCCTGCGGGCACACGGCAAGGGCCACCCGGTGCGCAAGGCGGCGGTGTTCTCGCTCGTCTTCATGCTGACGGAGGCCGCGGTGGGCGCGGGGCTGGTGCTCTTCAAGATGGTGGCGGGCAACGAGTCGCTCGCCCGGGCCTTCTGGATGGCGGTGCACCTGTTCAACACCTTCCTGCTGGTGGGCGCCCAGGCGCTGACGGCCTGGTGGGCGGGGGACCACGAGCGGCTGAGCTGGCGGCGCCAGGGGCTCACGGGCGCGCTGCTCGTGGGGAGCCTGTCGGGAGTGCTGGTGCTGGGGGTGAGCGGCGCCATCGCGGCCCTGGGCGACACGCTCTACCCCGCCCAGAGCCTGGCGCATGGCCTGGCGCAGGACGTGTCCCCCACGGCGCACGTGCTCCTGCGCCTGCGGGTGCTGCACCCGGTGCTCGCGGCGCTCGTGGGCGCGGGCGTGGTGTTCTCCGCGACCATGGTGGCGCGGCTGCGGCCCTCGCCCGCGGTGCGACGCGCGGCCCTGCAACTGGGCATCCTCTATGGCCTGCAGCTCGTGGCGGGCACGGTGAACGTGGTGCTGCTCGCGCCCGTGTGGATGCAGCTCGTGCACCTGTTGCTCGCCGACCTGGTGTGGATCGTCCTCGTGCGCCTGAGCGCGGCGGGGCTCGCCCGGGGCGCGCCGCGCGCGGACGTGAAGCCGCGCGTGCAGCCCGCGCTCACCTGA
- a CDS encoding SIR2 family NAD-dependent protein deacylase, producing MHEELQRAADVLRSAKALLIGAGAGMGVDSGLPDFRGTEGFWKAYPAYARLGLDFPAMANPQWFETDPAFAWGFYGHRLGLYRATAPHAGFALLRAWAERMPHGAFVFTSNVDGQFQRAGFPEERVLEIHGSIHHTQCLGPCEEVGSAAAYNVDVDPEDFRARGPLPACPRCGSLVRPNILMFGDGYWDDSRSQVQEGRLEKWLSEVEPGALAVVECGAGTAIPSVRRFCEHAAARLGTLIRINVREPEAPRGAISLPQRALEALSALDVALR from the coding sequence ATGCACGAGGAACTGCAGCGGGCCGCCGACGTCCTGCGCTCGGCCAAGGCATTGCTCATCGGGGCCGGGGCCGGCATGGGCGTGGACTCGGGCCTGCCCGACTTCCGGGGCACCGAGGGCTTCTGGAAGGCCTACCCCGCCTATGCCCGGCTGGGGCTGGACTTCCCCGCCATGGCCAACCCCCAGTGGTTCGAGACGGATCCCGCGTTCGCCTGGGGCTTCTACGGCCACCGGCTGGGGCTCTACCGCGCCACCGCGCCCCACGCGGGCTTCGCGCTCTTGCGCGCCTGGGCCGAGCGCATGCCCCACGGCGCCTTCGTCTTCACCTCCAACGTGGACGGGCAGTTCCAGCGGGCGGGCTTCCCCGAGGAGCGCGTGCTGGAGATCCACGGCTCCATCCACCACACCCAGTGCCTGGGGCCGTGCGAGGAGGTGGGCTCGGCGGCGGCCTACAACGTGGACGTGGACCCGGAGGACTTCCGCGCGCGGGGGCCCTTGCCGGCGTGTCCCCGGTGCGGCTCGCTCGTGCGGCCCAACATCCTCATGTTCGGGGACGGCTACTGGGACGACTCGCGCAGCCAGGTGCAGGAGGGGCGGCTGGAAAAGTGGCTGTCCGAGGTGGAGCCCGGCGCGCTGGCGGTGGTGGAGTGCGGCGCGGGCACGGCCATTCCCTCGGTGCGGCGCTTCTGCGAGCACGCGGCGGCGCGGCTGGGCACGCTCATCCGCATCAACGTGCGCGAGCCCGAGGCGCCGCGCGGGGCCATCTCCCTGCCCCAGCGGGCGCTGGAGGCCCTGAGCGCCCTGGACGTCGCGCTCAGGTGA